Proteins encoded by one window of Pseudomonadota bacterium:
- a CDS encoding surface lipoprotein assembly modifier, protein MKKYFITFASCFFILFLAGFAFSETLFDQGLKDFKDENYEEALANLIEARKLEPTSTTAAFYLGLTYKILENYKEAVPHLRDAVTFSPPVREALVELIDSLYQTENLDEANKWIAVGEKEGIAPARIQFLKGLNLLKENKNADAIVAFEKAKEMDKTVAQAADFQIASAYMKIGKLKDSQKRFKSLITLDPTSDLATYARDYDRAVTDKIEAERPFRFNVSLGYKYDSNVNARPASGTVFDNPNNSSMVSGQEDTALNANIRAIYIAPFSFKTPYSLSVQYTLSADRYMRRDDYNLAQQSVTVTPGYSFSKVALTVPLLFGYINLQREKGNDFLNKLDWWSDTRYLLTMGLTPTARYMINDKNILELTYGFMRNKYYNTTEITVAPDPNEDRDGESNSGSLGWTYFFKEGTGIFTIKYTYTAMGTDGHNWSYDEDRFSLSFLYPLKKNLKFQYSSDAAFTKYKHDNTIFNIARRDDTFTNSIGLIYTLFKNMDIIGQFTYTKDNSNISTYDYDKSIASISVEYRF, encoded by the coding sequence ATGAAGAAATATTTTATTACTTTTGCTTCATGTTTTTTTATTTTATTTCTTGCGGGTTTTGCCTTTAGTGAAACCTTATTTGACCAAGGCCTCAAAGACTTCAAAGATGAAAACTATGAAGAGGCCCTTGCAAACCTCATTGAGGCTCGTAAGCTTGAACCCACCTCAACAACGGCAGCCTTTTATCTCGGACTTACCTACAAAATCCTGGAGAATTACAAAGAGGCTGTGCCTCATCTGCGGGATGCCGTCACCTTCAGCCCTCCTGTCAGGGAAGCCCTTGTAGAGCTGATAGACTCATTATATCAGACTGAAAACTTAGATGAAGCAAATAAATGGATTGCAGTGGGTGAAAAAGAAGGCATCGCTCCTGCACGTATTCAATTCCTGAAAGGGCTCAATTTGCTTAAAGAAAACAAAAACGCCGACGCCATTGTTGCCTTTGAGAAAGCAAAGGAGATGGACAAGACCGTTGCCCAGGCAGCCGATTTCCAGATCGCCAGCGCCTATATGAAGATAGGAAAGCTAAAGGACTCACAGAAACGTTTTAAATCATTGATTACCCTTGATCCCACATCAGACCTCGCCACCTATGCAAGGGATTACGACAGGGCCGTAACAGACAAGATAGAGGCGGAACGACCTTTCAGGTTCAATGTGAGCCTCGGCTACAAATACGATTCCAACGTGAATGCACGGCCTGCATCAGGTACTGTCTTCGATAACCCGAATAACTCATCTATGGTTTCCGGTCAGGAAGACACAGCGCTCAATGCAAACATCCGTGCCATTTACATCGCACCTTTCTCTTTCAAAACCCCCTATAGCCTTTCCGTGCAGTACACCCTATCTGCCGACCGTTATATGAGAAGGGACGATTACAACTTGGCGCAACAGTCTGTCACGGTCACCCCCGGATACAGCTTCAGCAAGGTTGCTCTTACCGTACCGCTTCTATTCGGCTATATCAACCTGCAGAGGGAAAAGGGCAATGATTTCCTGAACAAACTTGACTGGTGGTCGGATACCCGGTATCTCCTTACTATGGGACTCACCCCTACAGCAAGATATATGATCAACGACAAGAATATTCTGGAGCTTACTTACGGGTTTATGCGGAATAAATATTACAATACTACCGAAATTACCGTGGCTCCGGACCCCAATGAAGACCGGGACGGCGAGAGCAACAGTGGCTCTCTCGGATGGACATACTTTTTTAAAGAAGGAACAGGAATATTTACCATTAAGTATACCTATACCGCCATGGGAACCGACGGGCACAACTGGTCCTATGATGAGGACAGGTTCAGCCTGAGTTTCCTCTATCCACTGAAGAAGAACCTCAAGTTCCAGTATTCATCGGATGCCGCATTTACAAAATACAAACACGACAACACGATCTTTAACATCGCAAGAAGGGACGATACATTCACCAACTCCATCGGCCTTATCTATACGCTTTTCAAGAATATGGACATTATCGGACAATTTACCTATACTAAGGACAATTCCAATATAAGCACATACGATTATGACAAATCCATTGCTTCTATCAGTGTAGAATACAGGTTTTAA
- a CDS encoding FecR domain-containing protein yields MKRHLVISFAIISLVFLSFASLSHAVLAGKVSLLEGRVDVLKPGKNAAAPVKTGEPVDVGDIYRAKSDGRIEIVFINGNILKIAPNTRAEIKEAMFEGDKSSNIIKLHRGRVQAISSEEFIKKVAGFAEGNKYEVHTPNAVAGIRGSNMIVSFLRGVTGTLFTIGRGYQFNPNDPQRRIVNIVGGTISFIASATGSPTPPRTATSNEISVQVNAVTTVEKPKGEGGQGQQASGGTTSGTGTGSTSGTGTGGTSGTGTGSTSTGGTQSSGGFNPNAAPVGPVAPAPAPPPPPPPPPPPPPPPPPPVPPAPSNTNFKSYMSTSIWHFAGDYTLFGAVTSPLYIKLTWGATPSDLDAHALIAATSSSGSRYHVYYYDKGSSSAYPYAKLDQDKTSGYGPETITVQQFTVGNTNYYVYNYSGSPSITASSAVVEVKDASNNVIATYNVPTTGTDRYWNVFLVQASSTTSGTLYSLSSSDSISDTSIPKWYSSGSVTGTLKGSGQLWTQGTEVPVTVTGTGYGGGSNHGTIVNNTIYSQNNSNSNKTTSDGGAYYGVFSASELNKNVKARIALLYINPSGNSAGYIGSRGSLTGTANSSDDTFALSGNVFSAQIASNIGVLPADLYSSISSSSYAGSSISGTGSFTAGGTITDTKIRDSMYYQQISTQNWGIWNTEAAFIYQGTAGNDWTATISMDNTNNSNYKIDQLAIVGTQWSDKRLDGRVSGYGAGKTPDGDGRTWLYFGDIVGTFDPVSLTAQSVLVGGFIGTNKYLEMVATDAGRASLQVLNVPCVQVGSANLSGSGNNLTVNMNDVKFFSTSAGVVPQVWATGSVNGTYTGTPSTSSSVNISGSGLSAQFDVKRWDTSAKIWVSKIQNGTGSLSGGTYNGAVTFMGAGSGTIAPTTSTTGSFSGSAAGVAK; encoded by the coding sequence ATGAAAAGACATCTTGTTATATCCTTTGCGATTATTTCTCTTGTCTTCTTATCCTTTGCAAGCCTGTCTCATGCTGTCCTGGCCGGTAAGGTCAGTCTCCTTGAAGGCAGAGTAGACGTCCTGAAGCCGGGGAAGAATGCAGCAGCACCGGTAAAAACAGGAGAACCTGTAGATGTGGGCGATATCTACCGTGCAAAGAGCGACGGCAGGATAGAGATTGTTTTTATAAACGGCAATATTTTAAAGATTGCCCCGAACACCAGGGCCGAGATAAAAGAAGCCATGTTTGAAGGGGATAAGAGCAGCAATATCATCAAGCTCCACCGCGGGAGGGTTCAGGCTATCTCCAGCGAAGAGTTTATCAAAAAGGTAGCCGGATTTGCAGAAGGCAACAAGTATGAAGTTCATACCCCCAATGCTGTAGCAGGGATCAGGGGCTCCAATATGATCGTTTCTTTCCTCCGGGGCGTTACAGGCACACTCTTTACTATCGGCAGGGGGTACCAGTTTAACCCCAATGACCCGCAAAGGAGAATAGTGAACATTGTGGGCGGCACCATATCTTTTATAGCATCTGCCACCGGTTCCCCGACGCCTCCAAGAACAGCTACATCGAATGAAATATCCGTTCAGGTCAATGCCGTGACAACAGTAGAAAAACCGAAGGGCGAAGGGGGCCAGGGACAACAGGCTTCCGGAGGCACAACATCGGGTACCGGCACAGGTAGTACATCGGGCACTGGAACGGGCGGTACATCGGGTACCGGCACAGGTAGTACATCAACCGGAGGCACACAGTCTTCAGGCGGATTCAATCCGAATGCTGCACCGGTTGGGCCTGTTGCACCGGCTCCTGCTCCGCCGCCGCCGCCGCCGCCGCCGCCGCCACCGCCGCCACCACCGCCGCCGCCTGTACCTCCAGCACCTTCAAATACCAATTTTAAAAGTTACATGTCTACATCCATATGGCATTTTGCAGGCGATTATACATTATTCGGCGCTGTCACTTCGCCGTTATATATTAAACTTACCTGGGGGGCAACTCCGAGCGATCTTGATGCGCATGCATTGATTGCGGCAACAAGTTCTTCTGGTTCAAGATATCATGTATATTACTACGACAAAGGATCATCATCTGCTTACCCCTATGCAAAATTAGACCAGGATAAAACGTCGGGATATGGCCCTGAGACAATCACCGTTCAGCAATTTACCGTCGGCAATACCAATTATTATGTATATAATTATTCCGGAAGCCCTTCGATAACAGCTTCCAGCGCAGTTGTCGAAGTGAAAGACGCCAGCAATAATGTAATAGCTACCTATAATGTCCCCACAACCGGCACCGACAGGTACTGGAATGTCTTCTTGGTTCAGGCAAGCAGCACTACTTCGGGCACCCTCTATTCGTTAAGTAGTTCAGATAGTATCTCAGATACTTCTATTCCGAAATGGTATAGCAGCGGTTCTGTCACAGGGACACTAAAGGGTTCAGGCCAGTTATGGACACAGGGTACTGAAGTGCCTGTAACAGTGACAGGGACAGGATACGGAGGTGGCAGCAACCACGGAACAATTGTTAATAACACAATATACAGTCAAAACAATTCGAACAGCAATAAAACAACCAGTGATGGCGGCGCCTATTATGGGGTGTTCAGCGCGTCCGAGCTAAATAAAAATGTGAAAGCCAGAATTGCGCTCCTTTATATTAACCCTTCAGGCAATAGCGCAGGGTACATAGGCAGCAGAGGCTCGCTTACCGGCACGGCAAACAGCAGTGATGATACATTCGCATTAAGCGGCAACGTATTCAGTGCACAAATTGCATCCAATATAGGCGTGTTGCCTGCAGACCTTTATTCCAGCATAAGCTCTTCTTCTTATGCGGGCAGCTCCATTTCCGGCACTGGTTCATTTACGGCAGGCGGAACGATTACTGATACCAAGATAAGAGACAGCATGTATTATCAACAGATTTCAACCCAGAACTGGGGCATATGGAATACAGAGGCAGCTTTTATTTACCAGGGCACCGCAGGAAATGATTGGACTGCAACGATAAGTATGGATAACACAAATAACAGCAATTATAAAATAGACCAATTGGCAATTGTGGGGACGCAATGGTCCGATAAAAGGTTGGACGGTAGAGTGAGCGGATACGGTGCAGGCAAAACCCCCGACGGAGACGGCCGAACATGGCTCTATTTCGGCGATATTGTCGGTACCTTTGACCCGGTTTCATTGACTGCCCAATCCGTCCTGGTAGGTGGGTTTATTGGTACAAACAAATATCTTGAAATGGTTGCAACAGACGCCGGCAGGGCAAGTCTGCAGGTGCTCAATGTCCCCTGTGTTCAGGTGGGGAGCGCAAACTTAAGTGGTTCAGGAAACAACCTGACCGTTAACATGAACGATGTAAAATTCTTTTCAACATCTGCCGGCGTTGTACCGCAGGTATGGGCAACAGGGAGCGTGAACGGCACTTACACAGGTACCCCGTCTACATCATCTTCTGTAAACATAAGCGGCAGCGGTCTTTCCGCGCAGTTTGATGTCAAGCGATGGGATACAAGCGCAAAGATATGGGTATCCAAAATACAGAACGGCACCGGAAGCTTAAGCGGAGGCACATACAACGGCGCTGTAACATTTATGGGCGCAGGTTCAGGTACAATAGCACCCACTACATCAACAACTGGATCGTTTTCCGGCTCTGCAGCGGGGGTGGCGAAATAA
- a CDS encoding OmpH family outer membrane protein, whose amino-acid sequence MTKRTVIACFFIICIVAVLDMLPVSAQELKIGIFDLQKIMRESKTVGGYRQDFLKSIETKRKPLQDKEEFAKAIEDKIKKDGSSLLPGDRKAIEEKLVDESKEIRRMKEDFNAEAMKMDRELAQKAFLEIDVIIKKIAEQENYTIIFEKTAAGIVHFKNTVDITGKILEQFK is encoded by the coding sequence ATGACAAAAAGAACGGTCATTGCCTGCTTCTTTATAATCTGTATTGTTGCCGTACTGGATATGCTCCCGGTTTCAGCACAGGAACTTAAAATCGGGATTTTCGACCTCCAAAAGATCATGAGGGAGTCAAAAACCGTTGGCGGTTACCGCCAGGATTTTCTGAAAAGCATTGAAACAAAAAGAAAGCCTCTACAGGATAAAGAAGAATTTGCAAAGGCTATTGAAGACAAGATCAAAAAGGATGGCAGCAGTCTTTTGCCGGGGGACAGGAAGGCCATTGAAGAAAAGCTTGTTGACGAAAGCAAGGAAATCAGAAGGATGAAAGAGGATTTTAACGCCGAGGCGATGAAGATGGACAGGGAACTGGCACAGAAGGCCTTTTTGGAAATAGATGTAATTATCAAAAAAATAGCCGAACAGGAGAATTATACTATCATATTTGAAAAAACTGCTGCCGGAATAGTCCACTTTAAAAACACGGTTGATATCACAGGCAAGATACTTGAACAATTCAAGTAA
- a CDS encoding adenylate/guanylate cyclase domain-containing protein, which translates to MRKTLLPTIIGVIITLIFATLVVIKFVPLERLELLLYDVRYHIHGMKAPLKEVVIVGIDDKSLEKIGRWPWDRSKVALMIDALNEMGAKVIALDIIFSEPWKDDDVLAASIKKAGNVILPVVFDFKGEKSKISENILYDSSFPMVRDSGNFKIFPPISANKVLMPLKEISAGAKTLGHINMIPDKDGVLRWEIMAVEFDGEIFPSISLQAARVFMGLPMEAMTLKATDGIQLGDSFIPTDFWGRTLIRYYGPEGTTPQISALDVLQNKVAPSKIKDKIVLIGATAVGIYDLRVTPTGIMAGVEKHANVITSILHKDFIFRITNLTNILIILISGIIFSILIVRLKALFGALLSFVFIGALYLIANYFFFEKNIWIDLSFTGSNLVITYFTITAYRYATEERYAKRIRGMFSSYVTERVVNELIKNPSLAKLGGERREITVMFSDVRGFTTFSEKHSPEQVVQILNEYLGEMTDIIFQWEGTLDKFVGDEIVAFWGAPLPQENHAELAVKCTLHMKRRLGELHAKWESEGRESLYAGFGINTGEVIVGNIGAEGKKMDYTVIGDNVNLGARVEGLTRKYDSDVIITESTLDKIRGIITEGKMWRLKVEGLDRVAVKGKAEPVAIYAISSLGEGEECAIAECSAEKEVVKFSEK; encoded by the coding sequence ATGAGAAAAACACTCCTTCCAACAATAATCGGGGTCATTATTACACTTATATTTGCTACACTTGTTGTCATCAAATTTGTTCCTCTTGAGCGCCTTGAACTTCTTCTCTACGATGTAAGATATCATATTCATGGAATGAAAGCTCCGTTGAAAGAGGTCGTAATTGTGGGGATTGACGACAAAAGCCTTGAAAAAATAGGAAGATGGCCCTGGGACAGGAGCAAAGTAGCCCTTATGATAGATGCTTTAAATGAAATGGGAGCAAAGGTCATTGCTCTGGATATTATTTTCAGCGAACCCTGGAAAGACGATGATGTTCTTGCAGCATCCATAAAAAAAGCCGGAAACGTTATCCTCCCTGTTGTTTTTGATTTTAAGGGTGAAAAAAGCAAGATAAGCGAGAATATTCTGTATGACAGTTCTTTCCCTATGGTGCGCGACTCCGGTAATTTTAAGATATTTCCACCTATAAGCGCCAATAAAGTCCTTATGCCGTTAAAGGAAATTTCAGCGGGTGCAAAGACACTCGGTCATATTAATATGATCCCGGACAAGGACGGGGTCCTCAGGTGGGAAATAATGGCCGTGGAATTCGACGGGGAAATATTTCCATCCATAAGCCTCCAGGCAGCAAGGGTTTTTATGGGCTTGCCAATGGAGGCAATGACGCTGAAGGCAACCGATGGGATTCAACTGGGGGATAGCTTTATCCCTACGGATTTCTGGGGTAGGACGCTCATACGCTACTATGGGCCGGAGGGGACGACGCCGCAAATATCTGCTCTTGATGTTCTTCAGAACAAGGTAGCCCCATCTAAAATTAAAGACAAGATCGTTCTTATCGGGGCAACTGCGGTAGGGATATATGATTTGAGGGTAACACCCACAGGGATCATGGCCGGTGTGGAGAAGCACGCGAATGTTATAACATCTATATTGCATAAAGATTTTATTTTTAGAATCACAAATCTTACAAATATTTTGATTATTCTTATCTCCGGCATAATTTTCTCTATTTTGATTGTAAGGCTAAAAGCGTTATTCGGCGCCCTTCTCTCCTTTGTTTTTATAGGAGCGCTTTATTTGATTGCCAATTATTTCTTTTTCGAGAAAAATATATGGATTGACTTAAGCTTTACAGGGAGCAACCTGGTAATTACATATTTTACTATAACGGCTTACCGGTATGCAACAGAGGAGCGGTATGCCAAAAGGATACGGGGCATGTTCTCGAGTTATGTGACGGAAAGAGTTGTCAATGAACTTATAAAGAATCCAAGCCTTGCAAAACTTGGCGGCGAGAGAAGGGAAATTACCGTCATGTTTTCAGACGTGCGGGGTTTTACAACATTTTCAGAGAAACATTCGCCGGAGCAGGTTGTGCAAATTCTCAATGAATATCTTGGAGAGATGACGGATATAATATTCCAATGGGAGGGCACCCTTGACAAGTTTGTGGGGGATGAGATTGTCGCCTTCTGGGGCGCCCCCTTGCCCCAGGAAAACCATGCAGAGCTTGCAGTCAAATGTACGCTTCATATGAAGAGGAGGTTGGGTGAGCTTCATGCAAAATGGGAATCTGAAGGCAGAGAGTCTCTTTATGCAGGTTTCGGCATCAATACCGGTGAGGTTATCGTAGGCAATATCGGTGCTGAAGGGAAAAAGATGGATTATACGGTTATTGGCGACAATGTGAACCTGGGCGCAAGGGTGGAGGGACTTACACGTAAATACGACTCGGACGTCATTATTACAGAATCTACCCTCGATAAAATAAGAGGGATAATCACCGAAGGGAAGATGTGGAGACTAAAAGTCGAAGGGCTTGACAGGGTTGCGGTAAAGGGCAAAGCCGAGCCTGTTGCAATCTATGCGATATCATCTTTAGGAGAGGGAGAGGAATGCGCTATTGCAGAGTGTTCTGCAGAAAAAGAAGTGGTGAAGTTTTCTGAGAAGTAG
- a CDS encoding WYL domain-containing transcriptional regulator: MSFKFDSLMRILNMLDRKEKVTVQSLMYDLNISERSTYRYVTTLKDADFPINFDREKGTYTFEEGYSLSKPDLTLEEILAFSLARKLLGNFGPGMETTLDQIEKKISIKKSGVLKNVIFSHEDFSAKVGEYLFSIHQAIQNFQKIELVYRALYSDEVTKRKVNPYYLFSQDDLWHFRAYCNLRKDFRTFALDRIKSMRILDEHFVPGRIPQEDELAGAFGTYIDGEPVEVVMRFDEDIKPYILRKKWHKSQQDHPLDDGRIELTFIVNGIEGIKQWVYKWLPYVEVIEPKELKATLLEDLTRSIEKNRKTMKGKT; this comes from the coding sequence ATGTCATTTAAATTTGATTCATTAATGAGGATTCTTAACATGCTTGACAGAAAAGAAAAGGTAACAGTACAGTCGCTTATGTATGATTTGAATATCAGTGAGAGGAGCACCTACCGCTATGTGACAACCCTGAAAGATGCCGATTTCCCCATCAACTTTGACAGGGAAAAGGGTACATATACCTTCGAAGAAGGGTATAGCCTGAGCAAGCCGGACCTTACACTGGAAGAGATCCTTGCCTTCTCTCTGGCCAGGAAACTCCTCGGTAATTTTGGCCCCGGCATGGAAACTACCCTTGATCAGATAGAAAAAAAGATTTCCATAAAGAAATCCGGGGTATTAAAGAATGTTATTTTCTCTCATGAAGATTTTTCAGCCAAGGTTGGAGAGTACCTTTTTTCCATTCACCAGGCAATTCAGAATTTTCAGAAGATTGAACTTGTTTACAGGGCGCTCTATTCAGACGAAGTGACAAAACGTAAGGTAAACCCTTACTATCTTTTTTCCCAGGATGATTTATGGCATTTCAGGGCATATTGTAATCTGAGAAAAGATTTTAGAACTTTTGCTCTTGATCGTATAAAATCAATGAGAATACTCGATGAACACTTTGTCCCTGGAAGAATCCCGCAAGAAGATGAACTTGCAGGTGCTTTCGGAACATATATCGATGGTGAACCCGTAGAGGTAGTCATGAGATTTGATGAAGATATAAAACCCTATATTCTGCGGAAAAAATGGCATAAAAGCCAGCAGGATCACCCTCTTGATGACGGGAGAATTGAACTGACCTTTATTGTTAACGGCATTGAAGGCATAAAGCAATGGGTATATAAATGGCTCCCATATGTTGAGGTTATAGAACCGAAAGAACTTAAGGCAACACTATTGGAAGACTTGACTAGATCCATTGAGAAAAACAGGAAAACAATGAAAGGTAAAACGTGA
- a CDS encoding DUF2779 domain-containing protein has protein sequence MEYNKKDEIYLNKSLFIRALQCHKSLYLKKHQPDLAETPSEDQQARMESGQEVGILAQDLFPGGIEIPYEGLSYDEQLARTDEAVRTGHTIYEGAFRYDNIFIKVDILYKGADGWELYEVKGSTEVKEYHTNDISLQYYVLKNAGIPVSRACLVHINNQYIRNGEIEVGKLFISEDLTGMVQEKESLVREEVAKMREMLNGDVPQIDIGSYCDDPYPCDFSSHCWKHIREGSVFDLAGRGVDRYDLYYKGVKRLIDIPTDILTNSQRIQVECARDKSSIIDKEQLRKFLSRLWYPLYFLDFETYMPAIPLYDGMSPYQQMPFQYSLFVQINEGVPLQHYEYIAQPNVDPRRELIEKLLYEIPQGSCGLAYNSSFEVNRLNELAVWLPEYKDTIAEITENIIDLAIPFRSKYVYSWEMCGSYSQKAVLPALVPELSYNGMEVADGGMAMDAYFQMCTSKDQDEIERIRKALLEYCKLDTLGMVKILEKLKALIL, from the coding sequence ATGGAATATAACAAGAAAGATGAAATATACCTAAACAAGTCGCTCTTTATCAGGGCTCTCCAGTGCCACAAATCACTCTATCTCAAGAAGCACCAACCTGATTTGGCAGAGACGCCTTCTGAGGACCAGCAGGCAAGAATGGAGAGCGGACAAGAAGTCGGCATCCTTGCTCAGGATTTATTCCCGGGAGGCATAGAGATTCCGTATGAGGGATTAAGTTATGATGAGCAGCTTGCAAGAACAGATGAAGCAGTCAGGACGGGCCATACGATCTATGAAGGCGCCTTCAGATATGACAATATTTTCATTAAAGTTGATATCCTTTACAAAGGTGCTGACGGCTGGGAACTCTATGAGGTAAAGGGATCAACGGAGGTCAAGGAATACCACACAAACGACATTTCCCTTCAGTACTATGTCCTTAAAAATGCCGGTATCCCCGTATCGAGGGCATGTCTTGTCCATATCAACAACCAGTATATACGTAACGGTGAAATAGAGGTTGGTAAACTCTTTATCTCAGAGGACCTTACCGGTATGGTTCAGGAGAAAGAAAGCTTAGTCAGGGAAGAGGTTGCAAAGATGCGGGAGATGCTGAATGGTGACGTGCCTCAAATTGATATTGGAAGTTACTGCGACGACCCGTACCCATGTGATTTTAGCAGCCACTGCTGGAAACACATTCGGGAAGGGTCTGTCTTTGACCTGGCAGGCAGGGGCGTTGACCGTTACGACCTTTACTACAAGGGGGTCAAAAGACTCATCGACATCCCCACAGACATTCTCACGAACAGCCAGAGGATTCAAGTTGAGTGCGCAAGGGACAAAAGCAGCATAATTGACAAGGAACAGTTAAGGAAATTCCTTTCACGGCTCTGGTATCCGCTCTATTTTCTTGATTTCGAGACATATATGCCTGCCATCCCCCTTTATGACGGGATGTCACCCTACCAGCAGATGCCTTTTCAGTATTCTCTATTCGTGCAGATAAATGAAGGAGTGCCCCTTCAACACTATGAATACATTGCTCAACCCAACGTTGATCCGAGGAGAGAGCTTATCGAAAAACTCCTTTATGAGATTCCCCAGGGGTCATGCGGACTTGCCTACAACTCCTCTTTTGAGGTAAACAGACTGAATGAACTTGCTGTATGGCTTCCAGAATACAAGGATACAATTGCTGAAATTACAGAAAACATTATTGACCTGGCAATACCTTTCAGAAGCAAATATGTCTACTCATGGGAAATGTGTGGTTCTTACTCACAGAAGGCTGTACTGCCTGCTCTTGTACCTGAGCTGAGTTATAACGGTATGGAAGTTGCTGACGGCGGTATGGCTATGGATGCCTACTTCCAGATGTGTACCTCCAAAGATCAGGACGAAATTGAAAGAATCAGGAAAGCCCTCCTCGAATACTGTAAGCTCGATACTTTGGGAATGGTGAAGATTTTGGAGAAGCTGAAGGCACTTATCTTATAG